In Arthrobacter sp. B3I4, the following proteins share a genomic window:
- a CDS encoding DEAD/DEAH box helicase, with the protein MSELHTHQLLTDESGTETLEPEETIISTEAPHEIAEKTFADYNVRADIVESLADAGITHPFPIQAMTLPVALAGQDIIGQAKTGTGKTLGFGIPALQRVIGRDDAGFDKLPAPGAPQALVIVPTRELAVQVANDLQNAARKRNARITTIYGGRAYEPQVEALQQGVEVVVGTPGRLIDLYKQKHLVLKNVKMVILDEADEMLDLGFLPDVETLIAGTPAVRQTLLFSATMPGPVVAMARRYMTQPTHIRAADPEDEGLTKRDIRQLIYRAHSMDKVEVVARILQARGRGRTIIFTKTKRTAAKVAEELVDRGFAAAAIHGDLGQGAREQALRAFRNNKVDVLVATDVAARGIDVDDVTHVINYQCVEDEKIYLHRVGRTGRAGNKGTAVTFVDWDDMPRWGLINKALGLSVPEPVETYSSSPHLFEELDIPEGTKGRLPRDKRVLAGVNAEVLEDLGETGKKNARPSGRDGARTGSREGGRDGARSGSREGSRTSSREGSRTGSREGSRDSGRSGERRRRSPEKETAAGPAEATTQAAAPASAPAEVDRATRARRRTRTRRRNGEVVAGETQGNAPARGTEA; encoded by the coding sequence GTGAGTGAATTGCACACGCACCAGCTTCTGACCGACGAATCCGGCACGGAAACGCTCGAGCCGGAAGAGACCATCATCTCGACCGAAGCCCCGCACGAAATCGCGGAAAAGACCTTCGCCGACTACAACGTCCGCGCCGACATTGTTGAATCCCTCGCCGACGCCGGCATCACCCACCCCTTCCCGATCCAGGCCATGACGCTGCCCGTCGCACTCGCCGGCCAAGACATCATCGGCCAGGCTAAGACCGGCACCGGCAAAACCCTTGGCTTCGGCATTCCCGCCCTGCAGCGCGTCATCGGACGTGACGACGCCGGCTTTGACAAGCTGCCGGCGCCTGGTGCGCCGCAGGCCCTCGTGATCGTGCCGACCCGTGAGCTGGCGGTCCAGGTCGCCAATGACCTGCAGAACGCTGCCCGCAAGCGCAACGCCCGCATTACCACCATCTACGGCGGCCGCGCCTACGAGCCGCAGGTCGAGGCGCTCCAGCAGGGCGTCGAAGTTGTGGTCGGCACGCCCGGCCGCCTGATCGACCTGTACAAGCAGAAGCACCTTGTCCTGAAGAACGTCAAAATGGTCATCCTCGACGAGGCCGACGAGATGCTCGACCTCGGCTTCCTGCCGGACGTGGAGACCCTCATCGCCGGCACCCCCGCGGTCCGCCAGACCCTGCTGTTCTCCGCGACCATGCCCGGCCCCGTCGTCGCGATGGCCCGCCGCTACATGACCCAGCCCACCCACATCCGTGCAGCCGACCCCGAGGATGAGGGCCTGACCAAGCGCGACATCCGCCAGCTGATCTACCGTGCGCACAGCATGGACAAGGTCGAGGTTGTTGCCCGTATCCTCCAGGCCCGCGGCCGCGGCCGCACCATCATCTTCACCAAGACCAAGCGCACCGCCGCCAAGGTCGCCGAGGAGCTCGTCGACCGCGGCTTCGCGGCGGCCGCGATCCACGGTGATCTCGGCCAGGGCGCCCGTGAGCAGGCCCTGCGCGCCTTCCGCAACAACAAAGTGGATGTGCTGGTCGCCACCGACGTCGCCGCCCGCGGCATCGACGTCGACGACGTCACGCACGTGATCAACTACCAGTGCGTCGAGGACGAGAAGATCTACCTGCACCGCGTCGGCCGCACCGGCCGTGCAGGCAACAAGGGCACCGCCGTGACCTTCGTGGACTGGGACGACATGCCGCGCTGGGGCCTGATCAACAAAGCCCTGGGCCTGAGCGTGCCCGAGCCGGTGGAGACGTACTCCTCCTCGCCGCACCTGTTCGAGGAACTCGACATCCCTGAGGGCACCAAAGGCCGCCTGCCCCGCGACAAGCGCGTGCTGGCCGGCGTCAACGCCGAGGTCCTCGAAGACCTCGGTGAGACCGGCAAGAAGAACGCCCGCCCCAGCGGCCGCGACGGCGCACGCACCGGCTCCCGTGAAGGCGGCCGTGACGGTGCACGCAGCGGTTCCCGCGAGGGCAGCCGGACCAGTTCCCGCGAGGGCAGCCGGACCGGTTCCCGCGAGGGCAGCCGCGACAGCGGGCGCTCGGGTGAGCGCCGCCGTCGTTCGCCCGAGAAGGAGACCGCGGCCGGCCCCGCCGAGGCGACGACCCAGGCTGCGGCCCCGGCCAGCGCTCCCGCCGAGGTGGACCGGGCAACCCGCGCGCGCCGCCGCACCCGCACCCGCCGCCGCAACGGCGAAGTCGTGGCCGGCGAAACGCAGGGCAACGCCCCGGCCCGCGGCACCGAGGCCTAA
- a CDS encoding RNB domain-containing ribonuclease, which yields MSHHRLTPSVRQQQNQLAQALNALRTTLELPGPFPEDVLRDAEAAVASHELPELDLTHVDFVTIDPASSTDLDQALFIDRAGEGYKVFYAIADVPSFVAPGSALDAETRRRGQTFYTPEGRIPLHPEVISEAAGSLLAGQLCAAFVWEFELDGAAEVTTVLVRRAQVRSRAKLSYAGVQAELDGGTADPLLQLLREVGSKRVELERLRGGASLNMPDQEIEQLPDGGYRIVAAPPLPVEDWNAQISLMTGMAAAGLMLEGKVGILRTMPAPDESSLRHFRRQTGALGKPWDGQISYGEYLRTLDPTDPRQLAIVHSAGMLFRGAGYTPFDGDVPEDALQSAIGAAYAHSTAPLRRLIDRFVLVICEALSNGSEVPAWAREALPSLPAIMAASDQLAAKLERLSLDTVEAALLSNHIGQEFDAVVISGSKPAKNGMANGTGSSNGNGKGNGNGPSGIVQIAEPAVTARCPGELQSGTQVRVRVVSSDIAAREVRLELVG from the coding sequence GTGTCTCATCATCGCCTGACGCCAAGCGTCCGCCAGCAACAGAACCAGCTTGCCCAGGCGCTCAATGCATTGCGCACCACCCTGGAGCTGCCGGGACCGTTCCCGGAAGATGTGCTCCGGGATGCCGAGGCTGCCGTAGCCAGCCACGAACTGCCGGAACTGGACCTCACGCATGTGGACTTTGTGACCATCGACCCGGCGTCCTCGACGGACCTGGACCAGGCGTTGTTCATCGATCGCGCAGGCGAGGGCTATAAGGTTTTCTACGCCATCGCCGATGTCCCCTCCTTCGTGGCCCCCGGCAGTGCCCTCGACGCCGAGACCCGCCGACGCGGGCAGACGTTCTACACCCCGGAGGGCAGGATTCCGCTGCACCCTGAGGTGATCAGTGAAGCGGCGGGCAGCCTCTTGGCAGGCCAGCTTTGCGCGGCGTTCGTCTGGGAGTTTGAGTTGGACGGCGCCGCCGAGGTCACCACCGTGCTGGTGCGGCGAGCGCAGGTCCGCAGCCGGGCCAAGCTGAGCTACGCCGGGGTTCAGGCCGAGCTCGACGGCGGCACCGCGGACCCGTTGCTTCAGCTGCTCCGGGAGGTCGGCAGCAAGCGGGTGGAACTGGAGCGGCTGCGCGGCGGAGCGAGCCTGAACATGCCGGACCAGGAAATCGAGCAGCTCCCCGACGGCGGCTACCGGATCGTCGCCGCCCCGCCGCTTCCAGTGGAGGACTGGAACGCGCAGATCTCGCTGATGACCGGCATGGCCGCCGCAGGCCTCATGCTTGAAGGCAAGGTCGGCATCCTGCGCACCATGCCAGCCCCGGACGAGAGCTCGCTGCGGCACTTCCGGCGCCAGACCGGCGCCCTGGGCAAGCCGTGGGACGGGCAGATCAGTTACGGGGAGTACCTTCGCACCCTGGACCCGACGGACCCGCGCCAGCTGGCGATCGTGCACTCGGCCGGCATGCTGTTCCGCGGCGCCGGCTACACGCCCTTCGACGGCGACGTCCCCGAGGATGCCCTCCAGTCGGCCATCGGCGCGGCGTACGCCCACTCGACGGCCCCGCTGCGGCGCCTGATCGACCGTTTCGTCCTGGTGATCTGCGAGGCCCTTTCCAACGGCTCCGAGGTTCCCGCGTGGGCCCGGGAGGCGCTGCCGTCGCTGCCGGCCATCATGGCGGCCTCGGACCAACTGGCCGCCAAGCTGGAGCGGCTGTCCCTGGACACGGTGGAGGCCGCGCTGCTGAGCAACCACATCGGGCAGGAGTTCGACGCCGTCGTCATCTCCGGCTCCAAACCCGCCAAAAACGGCATGGCCAACGGCACGGGAAGCAGCAACGGCAACGGCAAGGGGAACGGCAATGGTCCTTCCGGGATCGTGCAGATTGCTGAGCCCGCCGTCACCGCCCGCTGCCCCGGCGAGCTGCAGTCCGGCACCCAGGTCCGGGTCCGGGTGGTGTCCTCAGACATCGCGGCGCGGGAGGTGCGGCTCGAACTGGTCGGCTGA
- the thiE gene encoding thiamine phosphate synthase encodes MSQDLHTTARLYLCTDGRKERGDFEDFVDAAFAGGVDIIQLRDKSLEAAEELELLKVLHAAAARHGRLWAVNDRADIASLSHAPVFHVGQRDIPFAAARDFLGKGTVIGMSTHSPDQVDAAIAAAPGRRGLDYFCVGPVWATPTKPGRAAVGLELVRYAAEAIARAEGGDAGRVPGVVPWFAIGGIDLTNVEQVVEAGARRVVVVRAITEAADPEGAARALLAALDAGADATAAAATASGAANAVGNPGN; translated from the coding sequence ATGAGCCAGGACCTCCACACCACCGCCCGCCTGTACCTGTGCACCGATGGCCGGAAGGAGCGCGGCGACTTTGAAGACTTCGTCGATGCTGCTTTTGCCGGCGGCGTTGACATCATCCAGTTGCGGGACAAGTCCCTGGAGGCCGCCGAGGAGCTTGAACTGCTGAAGGTGCTGCATGCGGCGGCGGCCCGGCACGGCCGGCTCTGGGCGGTCAACGACCGTGCAGATATCGCTTCGCTCTCCCACGCACCGGTGTTCCACGTCGGACAACGGGACATCCCCTTCGCCGCCGCCCGGGATTTCCTGGGCAAGGGCACTGTAATCGGCATGTCCACGCACAGCCCGGACCAGGTTGACGCCGCCATCGCCGCGGCACCGGGCCGGCGCGGGCTCGACTACTTCTGCGTGGGGCCGGTGTGGGCCACCCCGACGAAGCCGGGCCGGGCCGCCGTCGGGCTGGAGCTGGTGCGCTACGCCGCGGAGGCGATCGCACGGGCCGAGGGCGGCGACGCCGGACGGGTTCCCGGGGTGGTGCCGTGGTTCGCGATCGGCGGCATTGACCTCACCAACGTGGAACAGGTGGTCGAGGCGGGCGCCCGGCGCGTCGTGGTGGTCCGGGCCATCACCGAGGCCGCTGACCCGGAAGGCGCGGCGCGGGCGCTGCTCGCCGCACTCGACGCCGGGGCAGACGCAACTGCCGCTGCGGCCACCGCGTCCGGCGCTGCCAACGCCGTCGGAAACCCCGGGAACTAG
- the thiO gene encoding glycine oxidase ThiO has translation MVPPSATPTGHCDVVVIGGGVVGCGIAWEALRSGRSVALVDDAPGAGASWAAAGMLAPVSELHYQEEELLALMLEAARLWPGFAAALAAGADGHPDGGAGAGDTGYLTTPTLAVGADAADRRALEDLRIVQQASGLGVEPLTVRQARGREPLLSPGISCAFDIPADHQVDPRTLLTRIGELLAASSRYTGVRRRAAGLLWEDGHVAGIELEGGGEIRAGETIVANGLGAADLQGLPEGLRLPLRPVYGDILRLRVPQRLRPLLRSTVRGLVRGVPVYIVPRGDGTVVIGATQREDAPADPTAVSAGGVYQLLRDAQQLVPAVAELELLEATARARPGTPDNAPLLGRMAQSPGGPECGGLIIATGFFRHGVLLTPAAAVICRQLLDGTPDPRWAAFRPDRFSGQAIPAQAISAQAFSARGFSSAGAAGANISTTDREPA, from the coding sequence ATGGTCCCACCATCCGCCACACCCACCGGACACTGCGACGTCGTCGTCATTGGCGGCGGAGTGGTCGGCTGCGGCATTGCCTGGGAGGCCCTCCGGTCCGGCCGCTCCGTCGCACTGGTTGACGACGCGCCTGGCGCCGGGGCCAGCTGGGCCGCCGCCGGCATGCTCGCGCCGGTCAGCGAACTCCATTACCAGGAGGAGGAGCTGCTGGCCCTGATGCTGGAAGCCGCCCGGCTCTGGCCCGGCTTCGCCGCGGCCCTGGCAGCCGGCGCCGACGGCCACCCGGACGGCGGCGCCGGCGCGGGGGACACCGGGTATCTCACGACGCCGACCCTCGCCGTCGGGGCGGACGCCGCCGACCGCCGGGCGCTCGAGGACCTGCGAATCGTGCAACAGGCTTCCGGTCTTGGCGTTGAACCGCTGACGGTCCGTCAGGCGCGCGGGCGCGAACCGCTGCTGAGCCCCGGAATCTCCTGCGCCTTCGACATCCCGGCCGACCACCAAGTGGACCCGCGCACGCTGCTGACCCGGATCGGCGAGCTGCTGGCGGCGAGCAGCCGGTATACCGGCGTGCGGCGGCGGGCAGCCGGACTGCTCTGGGAAGACGGACACGTGGCCGGCATAGAGCTGGAGGGCGGCGGGGAAATCCGGGCCGGTGAAACGATCGTGGCCAACGGACTCGGAGCGGCAGACCTGCAGGGTCTTCCCGAGGGACTGCGGCTGCCGCTGCGGCCTGTCTACGGGGACATCCTGCGTCTTCGGGTGCCGCAACGGCTTAGGCCCCTGCTGCGCTCCACCGTCCGCGGCTTGGTCCGCGGCGTCCCGGTCTACATCGTCCCGCGCGGGGACGGCACCGTCGTGATCGGCGCCACCCAGCGGGAGGACGCGCCGGCGGACCCGACGGCAGTGTCCGCGGGAGGCGTCTATCAGCTGCTGCGCGATGCACAGCAGCTGGTCCCGGCCGTCGCGGAACTGGAACTGCTTGAAGCCACGGCGCGGGCGCGGCCAGGCACTCCGGACAACGCCCCGCTGCTGGGCAGGATGGCCCAATCCCCGGGCGGGCCCGAGTGCGGGGGGCTAATCATTGCCACCGGCTTCTTCCGCCACGGGGTGCTCCTCACCCCGGCGGCCGCCGTCATCTGCCGCCAACTGCTCGACGGGACGCCGGATCCGCGCTGGGCCGCCTTCCGCCCGGACCGCTTCTCCGGTCAGGCAATCCCCGCTCAGGCCATCTCCGCTCAGGCCTTCTCCGCACGCGGTTTCTCCAGTGCCGGCGCAGCAGGGGCAAATATCTCCACGACAGACAGGGAACCAGCATGA
- the thiS gene encoding sulfur carrier protein ThiS: MNIRLNGAQHAVAQGATVGALVSGVTGRPLSSDGQATDGRKLGVAVARNAEVVPRSQWHVTALAEGDDVELVTAVQGG; encoded by the coding sequence ATGAACATCAGGCTCAACGGAGCACAGCACGCCGTCGCCCAGGGTGCCACCGTCGGCGCCCTCGTCAGCGGGGTCACCGGCAGGCCGCTGTCCTCCGACGGGCAGGCTACCGACGGCCGGAAACTCGGCGTCGCCGTCGCCCGCAATGCCGAGGTTGTGCCGCGCAGCCAGTGGCACGTGACCGCGCTCGCCGAGGGCGACGACGTCGAACTCGTCACCGCAGTACAGGGAGGATGA
- a CDS encoding thiazole synthase, with protein MEETTLAAAEPNAAEPNAAGPSTGQQLRRDPLTVDGVELGSRLIMGTGGAPSLDGLGAALAASGTELTTVAMRRYSPAESGSLFQLLAERSIRVLPNTAGCFTARDAVLTAELAREALETDWVKLEVIADEHTLLPDAVELVEATEQLVGRGFKVFAYTNDDPVLALRLEHLGATAVMPLGAPIGTGLGILNPHNIELIVSRASVPVVLDAGIGTASDAALAMELGCDAVLLATAVTRAQDPTLMGEAFKHAVAAGRLARLAGRIPRREHALASSAMEGRAEFL; from the coding sequence ATGGAGGAAACAACGCTGGCTGCAGCAGAGCCGAACGCTGCAGAGCCGAACGCTGCAGGGCCGAGCACAGGACAGCAGCTGCGTCGGGACCCGCTGACGGTCGACGGTGTGGAACTGGGTTCCCGCCTGATTATGGGCACCGGCGGCGCGCCAAGCCTGGACGGCCTCGGCGCCGCGCTGGCGGCGTCCGGAACCGAACTCACCACCGTGGCCATGCGCCGCTACTCGCCGGCCGAGAGCGGTTCATTGTTCCAGCTGCTCGCAGAGCGCAGTATCCGGGTGCTGCCCAACACCGCCGGCTGCTTCACCGCCCGGGACGCCGTCCTGACCGCCGAGCTGGCCCGCGAAGCGCTGGAGACGGACTGGGTGAAGCTTGAGGTGATCGCGGACGAGCACACCCTGCTGCCGGATGCCGTGGAGCTCGTGGAGGCAACCGAACAGCTCGTGGGGCGCGGCTTCAAGGTCTTCGCCTATACGAACGACGACCCGGTGCTGGCCCTGCGGCTGGAGCACCTCGGCGCCACCGCGGTGATGCCGCTGGGCGCGCCGATCGGGACCGGCCTGGGCATCCTAAACCCGCACAACATCGAACTGATCGTCTCCCGGGCATCAGTTCCGGTGGTGCTCGACGCCGGCATCGGCACGGCGTCCGACGCCGCCCTTGCGATGGAGCTGGGCTGCGACGCCGTGCTGCTCGCCACCGCGGTGACCCGGGCCCAGGATCCGACCCTGATGGGCGAGGCCTTCAAACATGCCGTAGCCGCGGGGCGGCTCGCGCGGCTCGCCGGCCGGATCCCGCGCAGGGAGCACGCCCTCGCCTCGTCCGCGATGGAGGGCCGGGCCGAGTTCCTCTAA
- a CDS encoding DUF3311 domain-containing protein, with translation MSSPDVATRGPARPGPYVISGILLLVAIVVPLFVPAYSFDEPRLAGIPFFYWYQMAWIPVTAALVGISYWLVTKEDRRRRDAVRGLAGAGEGR, from the coding sequence ATGTCCAGTCCCGATGTTGCAACGCGGGGGCCGGCCAGGCCAGGTCCCTATGTGATTTCCGGAATCCTCTTGCTGGTCGCCATCGTGGTTCCGTTGTTTGTGCCCGCGTATTCGTTCGATGAACCGCGGCTGGCCGGTATCCCGTTCTTCTACTGGTACCAGATGGCCTGGATCCCTGTCACGGCAGCCCTGGTAGGGATCTCCTACTGGCTCGTCACGAAGGAGGACCGCCGCCGGCGCGACGCCGTCCGCGGCCTGGCCGGTGCGGGGGAGGGGCGATGA
- the mctP gene encoding monocarboxylate uptake permease MctP, whose translation MTAALAPLATPDRPVNGVALAIVIILFVLVAVLGFFAARWRRHETTGLHSLDEWGLGGRGFGTWVTWFLLGGDLYTAYTFVAVPAAMWATGAVSGFFAVPYTIVLYPIVFLLMSRLWSVSHRHGFVTPADFIGGRYGSRALTVAVAVTGIVATMPYIALQLVGIKAVLTVLGLGSAENVLLTDLPLIIAFVVLAAYTYTSGLRAPALIAVVKDLLIYLAVIVAVIYLPIKFGGWGPIFDSAQAKLGTVSPATGKPAGTFIPGASSYSAYWTLALGSALALFMYPHSITGVLATKSRNTIRRNAAVLPLYSLMLGFLALLGYAAIYAGTKPIDLNGAVNPQLVVPQLFLDQFPAWFAGIALAAIAIGALVPAAIMSIAAANLFTRNIYRDLIRPDATPRQEANVSKIASLVVKFGALIFVIAMDQSAAINMQLLGGIWILQTFPAIVAGLYTRWFHRWALFIGWAAGIAYGTIAAYNVVNPATKAHFGGSIAAIPGTDVQVYIAVVAFAINLIVSAGLSAVFRAMKVPDGKDITRTSDYGADENDPKVAQLQREHPLVEPGGPTY comes from the coding sequence ATGACCGCGGCCCTGGCGCCGCTGGCAACACCGGACCGTCCGGTCAACGGCGTCGCGCTCGCCATTGTGATCATCCTCTTCGTCCTGGTTGCGGTCCTTGGGTTCTTCGCCGCACGGTGGCGGCGGCACGAAACCACCGGGCTGCACAGCCTGGACGAATGGGGCCTCGGCGGCCGGGGCTTCGGGACCTGGGTAACCTGGTTCCTGCTCGGCGGGGACCTTTACACCGCCTACACGTTCGTGGCCGTTCCCGCGGCGATGTGGGCCACCGGAGCCGTGAGCGGGTTCTTCGCGGTGCCGTACACCATCGTGCTGTACCCCATCGTGTTCCTGCTGATGAGCCGGCTGTGGTCCGTCTCGCACCGGCACGGATTCGTCACGCCGGCGGACTTCATTGGCGGCCGCTACGGCAGCAGGGCACTGACCGTTGCGGTGGCCGTCACCGGCATCGTGGCAACGATGCCCTACATCGCCCTGCAACTGGTGGGCATCAAGGCGGTGCTCACGGTGCTCGGTTTAGGCAGCGCCGAGAACGTGCTGCTGACTGACCTTCCGCTGATCATCGCGTTCGTCGTGCTGGCCGCCTACACGTACACCTCGGGGTTGCGCGCTCCGGCCCTGATCGCCGTCGTCAAGGACCTGCTGATCTACCTGGCGGTGATCGTCGCGGTGATTTACCTGCCGATCAAGTTCGGCGGCTGGGGCCCCATTTTCGACTCCGCCCAGGCGAAGCTGGGGACGGTCAGCCCGGCGACGGGCAAACCGGCGGGCACGTTCATTCCGGGCGCCTCGAGCTATTCGGCCTACTGGACCCTGGCTCTGGGCTCCGCCCTGGCTTTGTTCATGTACCCGCACTCGATCACAGGTGTCCTGGCGACGAAGAGCAGGAACACCATCCGCCGCAACGCTGCGGTGCTGCCCTTGTACTCCCTGATGCTGGGTTTCCTCGCGCTGCTGGGCTACGCGGCCATTTATGCCGGGACCAAGCCCATCGACCTGAACGGTGCCGTCAATCCTCAACTCGTGGTGCCGCAGCTGTTCCTGGATCAGTTCCCGGCCTGGTTCGCCGGCATCGCGCTCGCGGCCATCGCCATCGGGGCACTGGTCCCGGCCGCCATCATGTCCATTGCGGCGGCGAACCTCTTCACCCGGAACATTTACCGTGACCTGATCAGGCCGGATGCCACGCCCCGTCAGGAAGCGAACGTTTCCAAGATCGCGTCCCTGGTGGTGAAGTTCGGTGCGCTGATCTTCGTCATCGCCATGGACCAGTCGGCGGCGATCAACATGCAACTTCTGGGCGGGATCTGGATCCTGCAGACCTTTCCGGCGATCGTGGCCGGACTCTACACCCGGTGGTTCCACCGTTGGGCGCTCTTCATCGGCTGGGCGGCCGGCATCGCGTACGGCACCATCGCGGCCTACAACGTCGTCAACCCGGCCACGAAGGCCCATTTTGGCGGCTCGATCGCGGCTATTCCCGGCACCGACGTGCAGGTCTATATCGCGGTCGTCGCATTTGCTATCAACCTCATCGTCTCGGCGGGGCTGTCCGCGGTCTTCCGTGCGATGAAGGTCCCCGACGGCAAAGACATCACCCGCACGTCCGACTACGGCGCCGACGAGAACGACCCCAAGGTGGCTCAGCTCCAGCGCGAGCATCCGCTCGTCGAACCGGGAGGTCCCACGTACTGA
- a CDS encoding VOC family protein: MEMRLEVVQVPVTNVDAAKSFYTDRLGFALDHDVEYIPGMRVVQLTPPGSATSIVIGTGMNSMSPGSLEGLQLVVPDMASTRAELLERGAEISEVQDMGGIAFAYFSDPDGNRWVIQESTPPAVKDAYQR; this comes from the coding sequence ATGGAGATGCGCCTTGAGGTCGTACAGGTACCGGTCACGAATGTCGATGCGGCCAAATCGTTCTATACGGACCGGCTGGGGTTCGCCCTGGACCACGACGTCGAATACATCCCGGGCATGCGGGTTGTCCAGCTCACGCCGCCCGGGTCGGCCACCTCGATAGTCATCGGGACCGGAATGAACAGCATGTCCCCGGGAAGTCTGGAAGGCCTGCAACTCGTCGTCCCGGACATGGCGTCCACCCGTGCGGAGCTTCTGGAGCGCGGGGCGGAGATTAGCGAGGTCCAGGACATGGGCGGAATTGCGTTCGCCTATTTTAGTGACCCGGACGGAAACCGCTGGGTGATCCAGGAGTCCACCCCGCCGGCGGTCAAGGACGCTTATCAGCGCTGA
- a CDS encoding DUF3107 domain-containing protein: MEVKIGIQNIGREIALESNQDADAVAKLVGEALSKGTELRLTDEKGRQIIIPANVLGYVEIGAEEVRRVGFGAL; the protein is encoded by the coding sequence GTGGAAGTAAAGATCGGCATTCAGAACATCGGGCGCGAGATCGCTCTGGAATCGAACCAGGACGCTGACGCGGTGGCGAAGCTTGTGGGAGAAGCCCTCTCCAAGGGCACCGAACTCCGGCTGACCGATGAGAAGGGCCGCCAGATCATCATTCCGGCGAACGTCCTGGGCTACGTGGAGATCGGCGCCGAAGAGGTCCGCCGGGTCGGTTTCGGCGCCCTCTAG
- a CDS encoding TetR/AcrR family transcriptional regulator, protein MYARRCRRVILPARRVEATARERRPTVVHQGPVERGQDGKPAGQTRSGTQRSARLPRDERRVQLLAAAQEVFVANGYHGAAMDEIAETARVSKPVLYQHFPSKRELYLALLDSHLSALTDLMLGALNSTTDNDDRVQAVMRAYYHFIASDDQAHRLVFESDLVNDPDVSARLETFNKTFADAIAKVIAEDTKLPLLEAQLLGRGLSGMAQVSARYWLETDGDLDLDVASDLIYRLAWRGISRFPKES, encoded by the coding sequence ATGTATGCCCGAAGATGCCGCCGGGTCATATTACCCGCGCGTAGAGTGGAAGCAACTGCGAGGGAAAGAAGGCCGACAGTGGTTCATCAGGGACCGGTTGAGCGGGGCCAGGACGGGAAACCGGCCGGCCAAACGCGCAGCGGCACGCAACGCTCGGCGCGTCTGCCGCGCGACGAGCGCCGGGTGCAGCTGCTTGCCGCGGCCCAGGAGGTCTTTGTGGCCAACGGCTACCACGGCGCCGCGATGGACGAGATCGCGGAGACGGCGCGTGTCAGCAAGCCGGTCCTGTACCAGCACTTCCCCTCCAAACGGGAGCTTTACCTGGCCCTGCTGGACAGCCATCTGTCGGCCCTCACCGACCTCATGCTGGGCGCCCTGAATTCCACCACGGACAACGACGACCGTGTCCAGGCCGTCATGCGCGCCTACTACCACTTCATCGCCAGCGACGATCAGGCGCACCGCCTGGTCTTCGAGTCAGACCTGGTCAACGACCCGGACGTGAGCGCACGGCTGGAGACCTTCAACAAGACCTTCGCTGACGCCATCGCGAAGGTCATTGCCGAGGACACCAAGCTGCCCCTGCTCGAGGCACAGCTCCTGGGCCGCGGGCTGTCCGGGATGGCGCAGGTCAGTGCCCGATACTGGCTCGAAACCGACGGCGACCTGGACCTCGATGTGGCCAGCGACCTGATCTACCGTTTAGCTTGGCGCGGAATCTCCCGCTTCCCCAAAGAGTCCTAG